The proteins below are encoded in one region of Planctopirus limnophila DSM 3776:
- the tsaE gene encoding tRNA (adenosine(37)-N6)-threonylcarbamoyltransferase complex ATPase subunit type 1 TsaE, giving the protein MFEEELKVFLENELETLKAGRFLGMSCQQPLIVLLSGQLGAGKTTLTRGIVEGLGGVIDDVSSPTFTLIHEYQARLSVYHLDTYRLKTSAEFFELGVDELLESEAVVLIEWPELVSEYLPADRLEIEIVHQPENTRELTAKATGPTSCPVLERWQELLGAP; this is encoded by the coding sequence ATGTTTGAAGAAGAACTTAAAGTGTTTCTTGAAAATGAGTTAGAAACCTTGAAGGCCGGTCGGTTTCTTGGAATGAGCTGTCAGCAGCCCCTGATCGTATTGCTCTCGGGGCAGCTCGGGGCGGGAAAAACGACACTCACGCGCGGGATCGTGGAGGGATTGGGCGGAGTGATTGACGATGTTTCCAGCCCCACTTTCACGCTGATCCATGAATATCAGGCTCGTCTCAGTGTCTATCACCTGGATACTTACCGGCTGAAAACCTCAGCCGAGTTCTTTGAACTGGGGGTCGATGAACTGCTGGAATCTGAGGCCGTCGTGCTGATTGAATGGCCTGAGCTTGTCAGTGAGTACCTGCCAGCGGATCGACTGGAAATCGAGATTGTTCATCAACCCGAAAACACCCGGGAGTTAACGGCCAAAGCGACGGGGCCCACCTCTTGCCCAGTGCTCGAAAGATGGCAGGAACTCTTGGGAGCCCCGTAG
- a CDS encoding peptide chain release factor family protein has protein sequence MTSSETTESLQPLENFEPVEIDPQTQPHASQIQGWKHPVLLSHEQLLSECKARRQKTSGPGGQHRNKVETGVFLKHTPTGVEAQATERRSQAENQSKALKRLRLQLALEIRSQKSALEAPSPLWKSRVREQKIIVSDEHFDFPILLSEALDVLAENAWEPQRAALQLDCSTSQLIKLLKKFPPAFVLLNQQRARRGLEKWK, from the coding sequence ATGACTTCATCAGAAACAACCGAGAGTCTGCAACCCTTGGAGAACTTTGAACCTGTGGAAATTGATCCACAGACTCAGCCACACGCTTCGCAGATTCAAGGATGGAAACACCCCGTGTTACTGAGCCATGAGCAACTCCTGAGCGAGTGCAAAGCGCGTCGCCAGAAAACTTCTGGCCCCGGTGGTCAGCATCGCAACAAAGTCGAAACGGGAGTTTTTCTGAAGCATACTCCCACAGGAGTCGAGGCTCAGGCCACCGAACGTCGCAGTCAGGCAGAGAACCAGTCGAAAGCCCTCAAACGTCTCAGGCTGCAACTGGCACTGGAAATCCGCAGTCAAAAGTCTGCTCTTGAGGCCCCTTCTCCACTCTGGAAATCACGCGTTCGAGAACAGAAAATTATCGTTTCTGACGAACATTTTGATTTCCCCATACTGCTCTCCGAAGCTTTGGACGTTCTCGCCGAAAATGCGTGGGAACCTCAGCGGGCAGCTCTGCAACTCGATTGTTCTACCAGCCAGCTCATCAAGTTGTTGAAGAAGTTTCCGCCGGCCTTTGTGCTACTCAATCAGCAAAGAGCCCGGCGAGGGCTGGAGAAGTGGAAATAA
- a CDS encoding peroxiredoxin — translation MTARVGKPAPDFSVQAYDRTKDNTDAQFTKVSLADLRGKWVCLYFYPLDFTFVCPTEIVAFDNAVGDFTDRDCVLLTASTDSVFSHKGWCDSHKDLATLKHLMLADTAHTLSTAYGVLDEEQGIAYRGIFLIDPTGTVRWLAVHDLSVGRSVEEVLRVLDALQTDKLCPCNWKKGESTLN, via the coding sequence ATGACTGCTCGCGTTGGTAAGCCTGCTCCAGACTTCTCGGTTCAAGCCTATGACCGTACCAAAGACAATACCGATGCCCAGTTCACCAAGGTGAGTCTGGCTGATCTTCGTGGGAAGTGGGTTTGCCTCTACTTCTATCCACTCGATTTCACATTTGTCTGCCCGACGGAAATTGTCGCTTTCGACAATGCGGTCGGCGACTTTACTGATCGCGATTGCGTACTCCTCACAGCCAGCACAGACAGCGTGTTCTCTCACAAAGGCTGGTGCGATAGCCATAAAGACCTGGCAACCCTCAAGCATCTGATGCTCGCCGACACGGCTCACACGCTCTCAACGGCTTATGGCGTCCTCGACGAAGAGCAGGGCATTGCCTATCGCGGCATTTTCCTGATCGACCCCACTGGTACCGTCCGCTGGCTCGCCGTTCACGATCTCTCCGTGGGCCGCAGTGTGGAAGAAGTTCTGCGAGTCCTCGATGCGCTCCAGACAGACAAGCTTTGCCCCTGCAACTGGAAAAAAGGTGAGTCAACACTCAACTAG
- a CDS encoding gamma-glutamyl-gamma-aminobutyrate hydrolase family protein has product MSRKVAEPISKPVVLLNGDFRPKKKDGPALSWFNTGYYDSVTAAGALPILTPPLEDTDDLKQILDSVDGVVLAGCGHDLDPVRLGLEPHPHTRPMPQRREDFDRLLCKMAVEMKLPILAIGSGMQTLNIVLGGSIFQHVPEEVPRALHHRDSVEKCNRHIIEITEGTRVWDVYGPGEIRVNSDHHMAVNQLAQGFRASACSPDGVIEAYESTDPDWFCIGVQWHPEDDTASALDMQLFQEFVGACRMGNMPAVIPMTGRQKVAA; this is encoded by the coding sequence ATGAGTCGCAAAGTTGCTGAACCTATTTCCAAGCCCGTTGTTCTGCTCAATGGGGATTTTCGCCCCAAGAAGAAAGACGGCCCGGCACTGAGCTGGTTTAACACCGGCTATTACGACTCAGTCACCGCCGCTGGTGCTTTACCGATTCTGACCCCTCCACTGGAAGATACGGACGATTTGAAGCAGATTCTCGACTCGGTGGATGGCGTGGTTCTGGCCGGTTGTGGTCACGATCTTGACCCCGTTCGCCTGGGTTTGGAACCGCACCCACACACTCGCCCCATGCCACAACGCCGGGAAGATTTTGATCGCTTGCTCTGCAAGATGGCTGTCGAAATGAAGCTGCCAATCCTGGCGATCGGCTCGGGCATGCAGACGCTGAATATTGTGCTGGGTGGCTCGATCTTCCAGCACGTTCCGGAAGAAGTTCCCCGTGCTCTGCACCACCGCGATTCGGTCGAAAAATGTAATCGCCATATTATTGAGATTACCGAAGGAACCCGTGTCTGGGATGTTTACGGCCCTGGTGAAATCCGCGTCAACAGCGATCATCACATGGCTGTCAATCAGTTAGCTCAAGGCTTCCGTGCCTCAGCCTGCTCACCAGACGGTGTGATTGAAGCTTATGAATCAACTGACCCGGACTGGTTCTGCATTGGTGTGCAATGGCATCCGGAAGATGACACCGCCAGTGCTCTCGACATGCAGTTGTTCCAGGAATTCGTGGGTGCTTGCCGTATGGGCAACATGCCAGCTGTCATTCCAATGACAGGTCGCCAGAAGGTGGCTGCCTGA
- a CDS encoding carboxymuconolactone decarboxylase family protein encodes MMHPYWPARTPAEIDEKAQQTLSRLAEVFGTDSIPEFFHHMAIVPSFVNDYYMNFKKFCYTQGKLSLKDKALIGLAVSHTAGVKSMTEFFAQRLRNLVEGSESAQSQFVADALAVQATCAMYNVFFKFRDLSGSDLFSGMPVGLRAHTFAGTSLTDTEVELINITVSDVNGCKPCTEGHVAKARQLGLADEAILEAIQCAATVYAGCQFAKAL; translated from the coding sequence ATGATGCATCCTTACTGGCCTGCACGCACACCAGCAGAAATTGATGAGAAAGCCCAGCAGACGTTATCCAGGCTGGCCGAAGTCTTCGGGACAGATTCCATCCCGGAGTTCTTTCATCACATGGCCATCGTGCCGTCATTCGTCAATGACTACTACATGAACTTCAAGAAGTTCTGCTATACCCAGGGCAAACTCAGCCTCAAAGACAAAGCCTTGATTGGACTGGCAGTCAGCCATACAGCCGGTGTGAAGTCGATGACGGAATTTTTTGCCCAGCGTCTGCGAAACCTGGTCGAAGGGAGTGAATCGGCCCAATCTCAGTTCGTCGCCGATGCTCTTGCCGTTCAAGCCACCTGTGCGATGTACAACGTCTTCTTCAAATTTCGCGATTTAAGTGGCAGTGATCTTTTCAGTGGCATGCCCGTGGGACTCAGAGCCCATACGTTTGCCGGCACCAGCCTGACAGATACTGAAGTCGAGTTGATCAACATCACCGTCAGTGATGTCAATGGCTGCAAACCTTGCACGGAAGGACATGTGGCCAAAGCCCGTCAACTGGGTCTGGCCGACGAAGCCATTCTCGAAGCGATTCAATGTGCTGCCACCGTTTACGCTGGTTGCCAGTTTGCGAAAGCACTCTGA
- a CDS encoding chemotaxis protein CheX, whose product MDVRFVNPIIRAATSLFAQMLRSPLDLGKPGLAPRRPYSGVTGVIEIRGGIVGTIALNLSNHLAIAAASTMREEKIREVNTEVFDAIGEMVNIIAGQAKSELAAHQLSLGLPTVLKDRLHMVRFSGTPVVRVPLYSKWGPLTIDFSMIAQPNRGQTVPARMTVPVIR is encoded by the coding sequence GTGGACGTTCGCTTTGTTAATCCCATCATACGCGCTGCCACATCTCTGTTTGCTCAGATGCTCAGATCACCTCTGGATCTGGGGAAACCAGGATTGGCTCCTCGCAGACCCTATAGTGGGGTGACCGGTGTCATCGAGATTCGTGGCGGTATCGTCGGGACGATCGCTTTGAATCTCAGCAATCACCTTGCGATTGCTGCTGCCAGCACGATGCGCGAAGAAAAAATTCGCGAAGTCAACACAGAGGTCTTCGATGCCATTGGCGAAATGGTCAACATTATCGCCGGACAGGCGAAGTCAGAACTGGCCGCTCATCAACTGTCACTGGGGCTGCCGACAGTGCTCAAAGATCGACTGCACATGGTGCGATTCAGCGGCACACCCGTTGTACGAGTGCCGCTCTATTCCAAATGGGGACCTTTAACGATCGATTTTTCCATGATTGCGCAGCCCAATCGCGGCCAAACAGTACCCGCGAGGATGACTGTGCCTGTCATCCGCTGA
- a CDS encoding DUF58 domain-containing protein yields the protein MALTSASSNSPEAETETGGLPALTGSAAASEKMLSMTQSAAASTATSPASQAQAAAARNLSFRNQAPGRLALPVSALIALAVAGLLLLGYFVASPITARWSSLTRMTFFVAIGVLILFSLQTFVEDWIRKQSASMRKMPVFQRNRVHIPKEGLMYLGIMIVLLVGSMLGQSNMMMLVFAVMAGPFVLNGWAAFTALQGSKVSRTLPKRAMCGEQFSVEVSFRNDRPLLSAWMMLVRDQARPAKARHSQIAAVASVLFTRVGPKSIQLAHYRIRLGHRGRYIFGPLSVSSRYPLGLIERGLVVNAHEEMLVYPIIGRLHPRWKRELVGASELVTSSQSRGGIYNDDFHHLREYRSGDNPKAIHWRSSARRNELIVREFHQNREHHLSVVVDLHRSAHPTPEEDLQAELILSFVATLCAEHSQTCRESTVRLAISGESATVYEAAASPANLEFLLDQLALAEPGAATTTTSMLAEAQRILSANTRLVLVTSRLHGKTTESDLSHAQTGRAQVIHIDPSTYADYVVLDQDFAPRGTSILAESDAEEAELLPDDDL from the coding sequence TTGGCGCTGACATCAGCATCGTCGAATTCTCCCGAGGCGGAGACAGAGACTGGTGGCTTACCTGCCTTGACTGGGAGTGCGGCAGCCTCTGAGAAAATGCTTTCAATGACGCAGTCGGCAGCAGCAAGCACTGCCACATCTCCGGCCAGTCAGGCGCAAGCGGCAGCTGCCAGAAATCTGAGTTTTCGCAATCAGGCTCCCGGACGGCTGGCTTTGCCAGTCAGTGCCTTGATTGCCCTGGCTGTCGCAGGTCTATTGCTGCTGGGCTACTTTGTGGCCTCGCCAATTACGGCCCGCTGGTCATCGCTCACACGCATGACGTTTTTTGTAGCGATTGGCGTATTGATCCTGTTCAGTCTGCAGACCTTTGTGGAAGACTGGATTCGCAAACAATCGGCCAGTATGCGGAAAATGCCCGTGTTTCAGCGAAACCGGGTGCATATTCCCAAGGAAGGGCTGATGTATCTGGGAATCATGATTGTGCTGCTGGTGGGCTCGATGCTGGGCCAGTCGAATATGATGATGCTTGTTTTTGCGGTAATGGCTGGCCCGTTTGTACTCAATGGCTGGGCGGCCTTTACCGCTCTGCAAGGCTCGAAGGTGTCGCGCACCTTACCCAAACGAGCCATGTGTGGTGAGCAGTTCAGTGTCGAAGTGAGCTTCCGGAATGATCGACCACTTTTATCCGCCTGGATGATGCTGGTGCGGGATCAGGCACGGCCAGCCAAAGCGAGACACTCTCAGATAGCCGCTGTCGCCAGTGTCCTTTTTACACGCGTGGGGCCCAAATCGATTCAACTGGCCCATTATCGCATTCGACTGGGGCATCGCGGCCGGTACATCTTCGGGCCACTGAGTGTCTCCAGTCGCTATCCACTGGGATTGATTGAACGCGGGCTGGTGGTGAATGCTCATGAAGAAATGCTGGTCTATCCCATCATTGGCAGATTGCATCCCCGCTGGAAACGTGAACTGGTCGGTGCCTCTGAACTTGTGACATCGAGCCAGTCGAGGGGCGGGATTTATAATGATGATTTTCATCATCTGCGCGAGTATCGCAGTGGCGATAACCCGAAGGCGATTCACTGGCGAAGTTCTGCCCGCCGGAATGAACTGATTGTCCGCGAGTTTCATCAGAATCGCGAACATCATCTTTCGGTCGTGGTCGATCTCCATCGATCGGCTCATCCGACTCCCGAGGAAGACCTGCAGGCTGAACTGATTCTGAGCTTTGTGGCGACACTTTGTGCCGAGCATTCGCAGACATGCCGGGAATCGACAGTGCGTCTGGCCATCAGTGGTGAGTCGGCTACGGTCTACGAAGCAGCCGCTTCACCTGCCAATCTTGAATTCCTGCTCGATCAGCTGGCATTGGCCGAACCTGGTGCAGCGACCACGACCACGTCGATGCTGGCAGAAGCCCAGAGAATTCTCAGTGCGAATACAAGACTGGTTCTGGTGACATCCAGACTACACGGAAAAACCACAGAGAGCGATCTGAGCCATGCCCAGACGGGGCGAGCTCAGGTGATTCATATTGATCCATCAACCTATGCCGATTATGTCGTGCTGGATCAGGATTTTGCTCCCCGAGGAACTTCGATACTGGCTGAAAGCGATGCGGAAGAAGCGGAACTTCTGCCAGACGATGATCTGTAG
- a CDS encoding vWA domain-containing protein, whose protein sequence is MVKRLMSSASFRGMIVSASLHAALLVLLSFIVFHSKELPDHPLLTTVWADQESRQEPLSAIVSVLEEVEVDPLTKAQTRMDQGGSAEVLLAEDRLSMVDELFLETNPAMLLELQPAVPGAVAKPARNIKASGKNRTGGSGNGKGVGKGSGRGAAGQGIFTRSSSARKVVYVVDCSLSMNAPHPPTYYRTGVPATRFQRVQLELVQAVEALPEETEFSIVFFSDRAFAMPGEAMVVASQENKVKVLKWVASSMTMSGGTDPREALGVALKMQPEMIYLLSDGSFHPVIQQDLFKLQQDRIQIHTIALGEPAAEAVLKQISDRNRGEFSFVP, encoded by the coding sequence ATGGTCAAACGCCTCATGTCATCCGCTTCCTTTCGAGGAATGATCGTTTCGGCGTCTTTGCATGCGGCTCTGCTGGTTTTGCTCAGCTTCATCGTCTTTCATTCAAAAGAGCTGCCCGATCATCCGCTTTTGACCACCGTGTGGGCTGATCAGGAATCACGACAGGAGCCGCTGTCTGCCATCGTTTCTGTCCTGGAAGAGGTTGAAGTTGATCCTCTGACAAAAGCCCAGACCCGCATGGACCAGGGAGGATCTGCGGAAGTCCTCTTGGCCGAAGATCGCTTGAGTATGGTCGATGAACTCTTCCTTGAAACCAACCCTGCGATGCTGCTGGAATTGCAACCCGCTGTGCCTGGCGCCGTGGCAAAACCTGCGAGGAATATCAAAGCCAGTGGCAAAAATCGGACAGGGGGAAGTGGAAATGGAAAGGGCGTCGGGAAAGGCTCTGGCCGCGGTGCAGCCGGGCAGGGGATTTTTACGCGGAGTTCATCTGCTCGAAAGGTTGTTTATGTGGTGGATTGCTCGTTGAGCATGAATGCACCTCACCCACCAACATATTATCGCACGGGGGTCCCTGCCACTCGATTTCAGCGTGTGCAGTTGGAACTGGTGCAGGCTGTTGAGGCATTGCCTGAAGAGACCGAGTTTTCAATTGTCTTCTTCAGTGATCGAGCCTTTGCCATGCCGGGAGAGGCCATGGTGGTAGCCTCTCAGGAAAACAAAGTGAAAGTGCTGAAGTGGGTCGCGTCATCCATGACGATGTCCGGCGGTACCGATCCACGTGAAGCTCTTGGAGTGGCTTTGAAGATGCAACCCGAAATGATCTATCTGCTCAGTGACGGTTCTTTCCATCCTGTCATTCAACAGGATTTGTTCAAGCTGCAGCAGGATCGGATTCAAATTCACACGATCGCTCTCGGTGAACCTGCTGCAGAGGCCGTGTTGAAGCAGATTTCGGACCGCAATCGAGGCGAGTTTTCATTTGTTCCTTAG
- a CDS encoding cytochrome-c peroxidase, with protein MMQQRSLGVLTLILACGLSIHGPSTHLAVANNGPWPLPQVTSPANNPSTPEKVELGRQLFFDPRLSKTQEVSCASCHNPEKGYSDGESNSQGIGGQRGNRNSPSIINSAYHKFQFWDGRSKTLEEQALGPMQNPIEMGMTLDELVKRLNEVPGYRAQFQKVFGTDVTAENMAKAIAAFERTIVSNNSPYDRFVAGDTTNWNPTLELGRALFFGKANCSACHSGANLTDNAFHNIGIGSQDAGRAAISKLEADQGAFKTPTVREVARTAPYMHDGSLKTLEEVVEHYNKGGTPNDYLDEEIFPLKLTDAEKAALVIFMREGLSSPDLPIITKPELPQ; from the coding sequence ATGATGCAGCAACGTAGTTTAGGGGTTTTGACATTGATTCTGGCCTGCGGGCTTTCCATTCATGGTCCATCGACTCATCTGGCAGTCGCGAACAATGGCCCCTGGCCACTCCCTCAAGTGACTTCACCAGCCAACAATCCTTCGACGCCAGAAAAAGTCGAACTGGGTCGGCAACTCTTCTTCGACCCCCGGCTTTCGAAAACTCAGGAAGTCTCTTGCGCCAGTTGCCATAATCCGGAAAAAGGGTACAGCGACGGTGAGTCCAACTCTCAAGGGATTGGCGGCCAGCGTGGAAATCGGAATTCCCCTTCGATCATTAACAGCGCGTACCACAAGTTTCAGTTCTGGGATGGACGCTCCAAGACTCTCGAAGAGCAAGCCCTGGGACCCATGCAGAACCCGATTGAAATGGGGATGACACTCGATGAACTCGTTAAACGTCTGAATGAAGTGCCGGGGTATCGTGCTCAGTTCCAGAAAGTTTTTGGGACGGATGTCACTGCGGAAAACATGGCTAAGGCGATTGCCGCTTTTGAAAGAACTATTGTTTCCAACAACTCGCCTTATGACCGTTTTGTTGCCGGCGATACGACAAACTGGAACCCGACGCTCGAACTGGGGCGGGCTCTCTTCTTCGGAAAAGCCAATTGCAGTGCCTGCCACAGCGGAGCCAACCTGACTGATAACGCCTTCCATAACATCGGTATTGGCAGCCAGGATGCGGGTCGTGCTGCGATCTCCAAGCTGGAAGCCGATCAGGGGGCCTTCAAAACTCCGACAGTAAGAGAAGTTGCTCGTACTGCTCCCTACATGCATGATGGCAGTCTCAAGACACTCGAAGAAGTGGTCGAGCATTACAACAAAGGGGGCACTCCCAACGATTACCTCGATGAAGAAATCTTCCCGCTCAAGTTGACGGACGCAGAAAAAGCGGCTCTGGTCATCTTCATGCGGGAAGGGTTATCCAGCCCGGATCTTCCTATTATCACCAAGCCCGAACTCCCCCAATAA
- a CDS encoding PP2C family protein-serine/threonine phosphatase, translating into MLSAPHLPNEEQRIQELYALELLDTPPEDRYDSIIRALRAVYKVPIAYISLVDRDRQWFKARVGLEILETPRSISFCGHAIAQQEPLVVPDLTQDSRFADNPMVLEAPHLRFYAGLRLSGPTGQPVGTLCMADTVPFEKPFDDAPLKELAHLVEQQFQMLDLISAQKKLLEVRAQLLQTQALLQNELRDAAEYIHSLLPTPLTESISTSHELVACSELGGDLFGYHWISEEELAIYLLDVSGHGVGASLLSVSALNALRRQALPGICFTDVESVLCAMNSAFPMEEHNGKFLTLWYGVFHTGRRELEYGAAGHPPALLWQRPGGPCTKLVSNQIMIGAAADFPYQAERVRVQQGARLYVYSDGAFELDSPAGESLGIQGLIQTIEKNAHRSSQRVSAIRESLQAFQGSADFVDDFSMIELCL; encoded by the coding sequence ATGCTTTCGGCCCCCCATCTGCCCAACGAAGAGCAGCGAATCCAGGAGTTGTATGCCCTGGAACTGCTGGACACCCCGCCCGAAGACCGCTACGACTCAATCATTCGTGCCTTAAGAGCCGTCTACAAGGTTCCGATCGCTTACATTTCGCTGGTCGATCGTGATCGACAATGGTTCAAGGCTCGGGTCGGCCTCGAAATTCTCGAAACACCTCGCAGTATCTCATTTTGTGGCCATGCAATTGCTCAGCAGGAACCACTGGTTGTTCCTGATCTGACGCAAGATAGCCGCTTTGCCGATAACCCGATGGTGCTGGAAGCCCCTCATTTGAGGTTCTATGCCGGTCTTCGCCTCTCAGGTCCGACCGGGCAGCCCGTGGGGACACTTTGCATGGCGGATACGGTCCCCTTTGAGAAGCCATTTGATGATGCACCACTCAAAGAACTGGCCCATCTCGTCGAGCAGCAGTTTCAAATGCTCGATCTGATTTCGGCTCAGAAAAAGCTCCTCGAAGTCCGTGCCCAACTCCTACAGACTCAGGCTTTACTGCAGAATGAGTTGCGAGATGCGGCAGAATACATTCACTCGCTGCTTCCGACCCCGCTGACGGAATCAATCTCCACCAGTCACGAGCTGGTGGCCTGCTCGGAACTGGGTGGAGATCTCTTCGGCTATCACTGGATCAGTGAAGAAGAACTGGCGATTTACCTGCTCGATGTGAGTGGGCATGGAGTCGGAGCATCACTGCTTTCCGTTTCTGCCCTGAATGCACTCCGCAGACAGGCCTTGCCCGGGATCTGCTTTACCGATGTCGAATCGGTGCTGTGCGCCATGAATTCAGCATTCCCGATGGAAGAGCACAATGGAAAGTTTCTCACCTTGTGGTACGGAGTGTTTCACACAGGACGACGAGAACTGGAGTATGGCGCAGCAGGTCATCCACCCGCCCTGTTGTGGCAACGTCCCGGCGGGCCCTGCACAAAGCTCGTTTCCAATCAGATCATGATCGGAGCGGCAGCCGACTTTCCTTATCAGGCAGAACGCGTGCGAGTTCAGCAAGGGGCCAGGCTCTATGTTTACAGCGATGGTGCCTTTGAACTGGATTCACCAGCAGGTGAAAGTCTGGGGATTCAAGGCTTAATCCAAACCATCGAGAAAAATGCCCACCGATCCAGCCAGCGAGTATCAGCCATTCGAGAATCGCTGCAAGCCTTCCAGGGATCGGCAGATTTTGTGGACGACTTTTCCATGATTGAACTCTGCTTGTAG
- a CDS encoding DinB family protein: MFARDLVLYGVNQKYLQSLVSGISTQEAKIQPMPGLNTPFWITGHLAISTDYARQLLGEELKCPPAWHKAFGPGSIPGNEQSITASMEELLAAVHAGHVDITTLLPSVNEAWAAQPNPVEFLVKNYPSTGDLMAHLLTTHEAIHLGQLSAWRRFRGLPAVSIG, from the coding sequence ATGTTTGCACGCGACCTCGTCCTGTATGGCGTCAATCAAAAGTATCTGCAATCACTCGTAAGCGGTATCAGTACACAGGAGGCTAAAATTCAGCCGATGCCCGGACTGAATACTCCTTTCTGGATTACAGGCCATCTCGCGATTTCCACAGACTATGCCCGGCAACTTCTAGGGGAAGAGCTGAAATGTCCTCCCGCCTGGCACAAAGCCTTTGGCCCAGGTTCGATCCCTGGAAATGAGCAGAGCATTACCGCCAGTATGGAAGAACTTCTCGCTGCGGTGCATGCCGGACACGTCGACATCACCACCTTGTTACCCAGCGTGAACGAAGCGTGGGCCGCTCAGCCAAATCCGGTGGAATTTCTGGTGAAAAACTACCCCTCCACCGGCGATCTCATGGCCCACCTGCTCACGACGCACGAAGCCATTCACCTGGGCCAGTTGAGTGCCTGGCGACGCTTCCGTGGTCTGCCTGCCGTCAGTATTGGCTAG
- a CDS encoding DUF6263 family protein gives MTSPEFRILSARLFQNWGWFGCFLTIVIFMAGCDSSGSDETSDLELDFGDSSEVAKDMGMSTGSQTNATDLSNGIAQAPAAPALASEKLELRVKVGDRFPLLKTVDQRVSQGTPSQVVGTSRLELQLVLQVDEIQADRTRFSVQYHRVQFQQNLGGKSISYNSAENAAAIPQEAVAYAGLPGNGFGFWLGPDRRVAEVLGFEEFVQRCVAHVPAERKAHVIGQLAVLPHDEGVANFIDNSIGLLPARGAQEVIVGSTWVLPPKRTDGPIPLTLETRCLVKDLGPREVVIDVVGAYAPSSAQYGPQGIKVSVRGGRQAGDCRVDRATGLPTSSRLTSVLDMLVQTADGREMQQVKETITSIQSFPDQSSLQAQSQLANPMSSSPSLGMNTILQTGHAQPTTSAPAGAATQPPMSNSSGWPRDR, from the coding sequence ATGACATCTCCTGAATTCCGTATTCTCAGCGCCAGACTTTTCCAGAATTGGGGTTGGTTTGGCTGTTTTCTCACAATCGTCATTTTCATGGCTGGCTGTGACTCATCGGGAAGCGACGAGACTTCCGATCTGGAGCTGGATTTTGGCGATTCTTCCGAAGTCGCCAAAGACATGGGAATGTCTACTGGCAGCCAGACGAATGCTACAGACTTATCGAATGGAATTGCGCAAGCACCCGCAGCACCGGCACTGGCATCCGAAAAACTCGAATTACGCGTCAAAGTGGGCGATCGTTTTCCACTACTAAAGACGGTCGATCAACGTGTCTCACAGGGAACACCTTCGCAGGTGGTGGGGACGAGCCGACTGGAACTTCAACTCGTCCTGCAAGTGGATGAGATTCAGGCTGATCGAACGCGTTTCTCAGTGCAGTATCACCGCGTTCAATTTCAGCAGAATCTCGGTGGCAAGTCGATCAGTTACAACTCCGCTGAGAACGCAGCGGCGATCCCCCAGGAAGCGGTGGCTTATGCCGGTCTCCCTGGCAATGGATTTGGCTTCTGGCTGGGGCCTGACCGCCGGGTAGCGGAAGTTCTGGGCTTCGAAGAATTTGTACAACGCTGTGTGGCACATGTTCCTGCGGAACGCAAGGCGCATGTGATTGGTCAATTGGCGGTGCTGCCTCACGATGAAGGTGTTGCAAACTTTATTGATAACTCAATTGGACTCCTGCCCGCTCGCGGAGCCCAGGAAGTGATTGTCGGTTCCACCTGGGTGTTACCACCCAAACGAACCGACGGCCCGATTCCACTGACATTGGAAACTCGCTGCCTGGTCAAAGACCTGGGCCCTCGCGAAGTCGTGATCGATGTTGTCGGCGCCTATGCCCCATCATCGGCTCAATATGGCCCTCAAGGGATCAAGGTTTCTGTGCGAGGTGGACGACAGGCGGGCGATTGCCGGGTGGATCGTGCGACGGGCCTGCCCACAAGTTCCCGGCTGACAAGTGTGCTGGATATGCTCGTCCAGACTGCCGATGGCCGGGAAATGCAGCAGGTCAAGGAAACCATCACCAGCATTCAGTCATTCCCGGATCAGTCCTCTCTGCAGGCTCAATCTCAGTTGGCGAATCCAATGTCGAGCAGCCCATCCCTGGGGATGAATACGATCCTGCAGACAGGTCATGCCCAACCGACAACCTCTGCACCAGCCGGGGCTGCCACCCAGCCACCGATGTCGAACTCTTCCGGCTGGCCACGCGACCGTTAA